The sequence GGCGAAGGTGAGAGAATTTCTTTGGAATGAAAAAATCCATGCTCAACGATCGTTTTTTGGTAAAAAATTCGTGTGTGGATCTGACGCTCCTGGGAGCTAAAGCCCCCGCCGCGTGGGCGTCCCCCTCGAGCGAGATATTACCTGATAGACAAATGAAACCGATCTGATCCGCCGCAGGGGGCGCCCCGCGGGGAGCGGCGGGGGCATCGTTATTGGCGTAAAAGAGTCTCAACCCCCATCATTGTATTTGAAGAGCGGGATTTTCGGACTCAGGCCGTTTCTTTTATGACATTTTGGCATTTATGTTTCCCGCAGTTTTCAGCGTCTGAATTCTGTTACGGCAACAATTCCCTGTTCGTTTCGTGAATTTTTTCCTGCTTCAGACAAGCGTATATATCCAGATGTATTATGACATGGAGATGCACCGATCCGGTAAAGGCTGTTCGCACATCCCTGAAGGAGAAGGAGGCCCGCCCGGTATCAGGATTTTTGCCAGCAAATCACACGGAAGGAGATTATCTTGGAAGCAAATGTAGACAAGGCAACTGATGCGGCAGCACAGAAAAACTATCAGCCCGGCATAATTCCGGACAATCATCCGGTCGCAGAAAAGATATGCATCATAAGAGCGAAGACGGGAGTTATGAGAAATTCCTGCATCCGCACAACACCCGGAGGAAGTTCATGACGCGTGGACGCCCTCCGCTCCAGGCACAGGAGGATGCAAATCCCATCGCAGAGAAGCGTGGGCTGGTCCGCCATTACCAGCACGAGAAAGGAACGGTCTGCGACTTTACCATCATGAACCCGGAACGGGTGGCTTTCGTCCAGGTACGGCGGGTGCGCCGGCTCTGCTGTTCTATCGAAGAACTCGTTCGGGTTTTTTCAGCAGATATTGCGGCGCTCCGGTTCATTGTATCATCGCCCGCGATCTCCCGCGAACTCTGGCTCTGCTCGCCAAAAGGTGTCTGGCGGTTCTTCCGGATCTGCGATCAATCGATCCTTGAGCTGGGGCGGGATGGGATGCCGCTTGCACCGGCCGCACCGGCACTGACAAAGAAAGTCGTTCCAGTGGATCCTGTACCGGCAGCGAAATGAGTGAACAGGTCAACGAGGGTTATCTCAACGTATGCCTTCGATGGTTTCGACGACTATTTATCTTTTTTGGGATGTGACTTCCTGATGAGAGTGTAATTTTTAAAAATTAACGGTCTGTGCAAAAAATGAAACCGATTGTATCAATCCCGCATCTTAAAACGCTCGTGATGGAAATGTCCATCTATAAGATCCAGAAAATTTCACGGATATCCCCGTACCTCAACGCCCATTGTTGAAAAATGCGTATCATTCGTGACAACCGCAGCCCCAACCGATATTGCCGATGAAGCGATGATCGCATCTGCCACGGAAATTCCTGACTGTTTCAACATACCGGCCTCAACGGCAATCTCGGGTGACAGCGGGATAAGGTTCAGCTTCGAGTTCTGGATCTGCATAACCCGGAGCCGGGCGGTTGCAGCATCCGTTTTTCTTGCGTAGATATACGCGAGTTCGGTCAGCGTGATTGTTGCAACGAATCCCTCAGTCTCCCCGCTCTGGACAGACTCAAAGAATTTTCTGATAACCTCCGATCCTTCTTCGCGGCTGAAAAACGCGAGGAACGCGTGCGTGTCAAAGAGCAGTCTTGCAGTCGAGCTCATCGTCCCACTCCTTCCGCATCTCTTTGAGCATGGTTCCGGCATCTTTCATCATGTCAACGCCCCAGAGTTCGGCAATGTTGACAAGCGGCTGGAGCCGGATACCATCGTTCTCCTCCACGAGCACGAGCGAGTCGCCTTCTTTTAAGGAGAATTTTTTCCGGACTTTCGCAGGGATGACGATCTGCCCCTTGGAGGAAAGGGTGACTACTTTCATTGTAAGATATTCATTATTTTGTAAGAAAATATAGTTTTGGCTTACTAGTAAGGTAATTTTGGAAATGTAAGAAAAATTATCTGTGAGTACATGCACCAGGGGTTATACGAGAAGCTCATTCCGGTTGCAGTAATCCCCGACACATTCTCTGACAATGGATGGGGTGGTGCCTGGAACCGGAGCATGATCGCCCGGTGCGGAAATATCCGGAAATACCGGAGTGCTCGCGGTCGATAACAGCCGGGACCGGGACGCTTCTCGCTGGTACACCGGAGATGATGACTTCTGGGACAGAAGGAAAACTCAACAAGATCAACAGCGGTCACACTCTTCACGGGTGTGTAGATTGAAATTAAATCGAACTATTCGGAAATTCCCAATAGTTGAATCACACCTCGCGATACAAAGATTGAAATCTTCTGATTTATAACCGACCATACTTTTTATGAGCACGTTCGATAGTATCGAGATAAAAAATAAAAACGATATCATTTTCAATACGATACAGTGCGGTGTAACTGTGGCTGATATGCAAACGATAAACGGGTTTTTTGCCACGGCAGGTAAACTTTTCTTTATCTCCACCTTTTCCGGGCCAGGGGTCCGTTTTAAGGAGAGATAGTTTTGTCCTTACGATGTGCTGAGTTTTTTCCGGGAGACTCTCAAGAAATGCCAGGGCTTCATCCTCAATGTTGGTTATGAATGACACTATTCAAGCTCCACAAAGTGACCATCCCGCATTTTACGATCAGCATCTTCAAATAACCGGCGGCGTTTCTCCCTGGCTACCATATCTGAGAGGACCTGATCAAAGGTCTGTCCCGGCTCGCGGAGTTCGTAAAGTTCCTCCCACGTGCTTGGGCGAACCGGTATTCTTTTTGTTGAGCATTCAGAAGCGGACATAAGTACCACGTGGGTGCTGTAAGGATTTACTTATTTGCAATAATTCCTTAATTCCTTAACAAAATCACATCCACAAATGCAACATTCACCAAAATATTGAGGGAAACGCTGAATTCGCTTATGGAAAGATTTCATCAAAAATATATTGTGTAACGCCATAAAAAAATTGTGATAAGACGTTTTTCGCTATATCCCCCCTCCGGTCCCCTGCATTGATCAACAGCTTGTCCACGTCCGCACGAACCAGTTAATCCCGCTGACACACCTTCCTCCAGATGCAGTCATGTCCGGGGGTGTCTCGATCCGGGGTCTCCGTCGGGAGTGAGATCCCCCGGGAGTATCGAAAAGGGACCCGGACTCATTTTTAAAATCGGGCTCCTTTTGGCAAATGGGGGTTGAAATGAGCGATTTAAAAAAACCATTTTTCGCTTGATCCCGGGAAAGTGCCGAATTCGTATAAAATGGAGCTATATATTTTCTGATTCGTTCATTTTGGACGCTTTTCGAGGTTAATCCCTATAATATGAACCCGGAAAAGTGCGCTAACAGGCTCTTTTGGATTGACGATCGGGATTGGGATCACGGGAGATTACTGGCAGGGGGTCCGGGAAGGGGTTTTTGTATTCTACTCCGGAATGTTCAGGATATTTTCCTCAAGAAGCCACTTCCAGACCGGTTTGATGATAATAGTTTTCCCGTCGGATTCCAGCATATCCTCTTGATCGTACGTAAGGATC comes from Methanomicrobiales archaeon HGW-Methanomicrobiales-1 and encodes:
- a CDS encoding AbrB family transcriptional regulator; translated protein: MKVVTLSSKGQIVIPAKVRKKFSLKEGDSLVLVEENDGIRLQPLVNIAELWGVDMMKDAGTMLKEMRKEWDDELDCKTAL